The following are from one region of the Nicotiana tomentosiformis chromosome 7, ASM39032v3, whole genome shotgun sequence genome:
- the LOC104095969 gene encoding uncharacterized protein, which yields MFEKSMKDSIFEVREELMVSPLGGIPQHRTAHFLKPIVSSPDGPPLKLPSLPFSSESEWPLKVSFNGWRLPQNKWKKWVESMESVHHSVWKASGIHEAIIGSVYKIHSYKDLIFGMAERWFCETNTFIFPWGEASITLEDMMILGGFSVVGGTVSLQPLQSTELVEIQENLEKARKELIRMKTDNHNGWLNHFMKSGHRFEHEAFLSLWLSRFVFRGNEYDKIGIHVFPIAVNLAKGTRLALAPAVLASIYRDLSLLKQTMMIASSSNEENKGNAGDSVDILALTLWAPLLFVQVWAWERLLPLQPKQARKCSMASGVRIGRWHNVKQLDVINVRNIIDAAGETFLWRPYALASVKGWSVPKFYKERSEEWTIFEGQNVEQELESFVRCLRVSELVGLDCQEPYRPHRVAMQFGYDQDFPKWIPRSCSCPQVAWYNYSRPIDSDLRLYYPSRLSESDVTAQYLKWWRIEVLFLAVAFKGVLRGLRSKRRSRRLSSLYAPPTFAPKLKHVKVATDCNLKKVKVENYPDVPPGFLPKCGEVNDKKHISMKEKKVKMENYPDVPPGFPLKRGEVNDKKHISMMEKKVKVENFPDVPPGFPPKCSEVNEKKNISMGISQTMAFNIVPPDSMEKNTAEEKSYTFPDYAHDRNKTNSVAQNLITNKQKRGERTSCVDINLPSLMDLEARLSRFERLVASHKSS from the coding sequence ATGTTTGAAAAATCAATGAAAGACTCAATCTTTGAGGTAAGAGAAGAGTTAATGGTTTCACCATTAGGTGGAATCCCACAACACAGAACAGCTCATTTCTTGAAACCCATTGTTTCTTCTCCTGATGGTCCACCATTAAAGCTACCCTCACTGCCTTTCTCCTCTGAATCTGAATGGCCTTTAAAAGTCTCCTTCAATGGCTGGAGGCTTCCCCAAAACAAATGGAAAAAATGGGTTGAAAGTATGGAATCTGTTCATCACTCTGTATGGAAAGCTTCTGGTATTCATGAAGCTATTATAGGTTCAGTATACAAAATCCAtagttataaagatttgatttttggAATGGCAGAAAGGTGGTTCTGTGAGACTAACACTTTTATATTTCCTTGGGGTGAAGCTAGTATTACTCTTGAAGATATGATGATTTTGGGAGGGTTTTCTGTTGTGGGGGGGACTGTTTCATTGCAGCCTCTTCAATCCACTGAGTTGGTTGAAATTCAAGAAAATCTTGAAAAAGCGCGCAAGGAACTTATCAGAATGAAGACTGATAACCATAATGGGTGGTTGAATCATTTCATGAAAAGTGGACACAGGTTTGAACATGAAGCTTTTCTTTCTCTTTGGTTATCTAGATTTGTGTTTCGAGGAAATGAATATGATAAAATAGGTATACATGTTTTTCCAATAGCTGTCAACCTTGCCAAAGGTACGCGACTAGCACTTGCTCCTGCTGTTCTTGCAAGCATATATAGGGACTTGAGTTTGTTGAAACAGACTATGATGATTGCTTCTTCATCAAATGAGGAAAATAAAGGAAATGCTGGAGATAGTGTTGACATTCTAGCGCTTACTCTTTGGGCGCCGTTGTTGTTTGTTCAAGTTTGGGCTTGGGAGAGGTTACTACCTTTGCAGCCAAAGCAGGCTCGCAAATGCAGTATGGCTAGTGGGGTGAGAATAGGACGATGGCATAATGTGAAACAATTGGATGTGATTAATGTGAGGAATATTATTGATGCTGCTGGTGAAACATTTCTGTGGAGGCCATATGCCTTGGCTTCTGTGAAAGGTTGGTCAGTTCCCAAGTTTTACAAGGAAAGATCAGAAGAGTGGACAATATTTGAAGGGCAAAATGTGGAACAAGAATTGGAGTCTTTCGTTCGATGCTTGAGGGTATCTGAGCTAGTCGGGTTAGATTGTCAAGAGCCTTATCGACCACATCGTGTAGCTATGCAGTTTGGATATGACCAAGATTTCCCTAAATGGATTCCTCGCTCGTGTTCATGTCCACAAGTTGCCTGGTACAACTATAGTAGACCCATTGATTCTGATTTGAGGCTATATTATCCATCTAGGTTGTCTGAATCGGATGTCACTGCCCAGTATTTGAAATGGTGGAGAATAGAAGTATTATTTCTAGCTGTTGCATTCAAAGGAGTGTTGCGTGGACTAAGGAGTAAAAGAAGATCAAGACGGCTTTCTAGCCTTTATGCTCCTCCTACTTTTGCTCCCAAGTTAAAACATGTGAAAGTAGCAACTGACTGTAacttaaaaaaagtaaaagtggAGAATTACCCTGATGTTCCCCCTGGTTTTCTACCCAAATGTGGTGAGGTAAATGACAAGAAGCATATATCCATGAAggaaaagaaagtaaaaatggaGAATTACCCTGATGTTCCCCCTGGTTTTCCACTCAAACGTGGTGAGGTAAATGACAAGAAGCATATATCGATGATGGAAAAGAAAGTAAAAGTGGAGAATTTCCCTGATGTTCCCCCTGGTTTTCCACCCAAATGCAGTGAAGTAAATGAGAAGAAGAATATTTCTATGGGGATTTCACAAACAATGGCTTTCAACATTGTGCCTCCTGATTCAATGGAGAAGAATACTGCAGAAGAAAAAAGTTACACATTCCCTGACTATGCACATGACAGGAACAAGACTAATAGTGTAGCTCAAAATCTGATTACCAACAAGCAGAAAAGAGGGGAAAGAACTAGCTGTGTTGACATTAACTTGCCTAGTTTAATGGATTTAGAAGCTCGTCTTAGCCGGTTTGAGCGACTAGTTGCTTCACACAAGAGTAGCTAG
- the LOC104095956 gene encoding protein MAINTENANCE OF MERISTEMS-like, which produces MVDSSEDALIMEEREELMLPFLPSIPNIQELRRSTSLKVQFRGGVSVSHLKKWAIWVNKLKPLYQEKWKKAGIFEAITASTFKIYLHNDLIIALAERWCAETNTFILPWGEATVTLEDMAVLGGYSVLGHCVLNPIKTKESVEMEKTIREAYKVIRARKKNVTQPVWMEHFTGKGDHLEHVAFLTLWLSRYVLPSRSYFKVHGALFPVAIHLSQGIPVALAPAVLASIYRDLRLLKQFIISSASSRCNQDKSDPLFRAPLQFVQLWAWERFSSLQPKPSIICSGEPRLARWHNVKKINCVDPRSAIDSETDLFLWRPYAIDTVKNWDINKFYKEREAYVVAGPKVGREILIFARRIRASELVGMDCVEKYLPHRVSMQFGFDQDVPGCANHTSDTPKIAWSNYDRPITDDMLYIPSRLFESDITRRYLKWWKNQKFAPEDALKHVTKGEQSKALERMNASEEANKRKGNSNGVETIERNKSSSGKSDVDGDAPFVVKGIVPHESKDNNDTSGRKLNFPNSLIRTSK; this is translated from the exons ATGGTGGATTCATCAGAAGATGCATTAATCATGGAAGAAAGAGAAGAGCTCATG CTCCCATTTCTCCCTTCAATACCCAATATTCAAGAACTGAGAAGGAGTACTTCACTAAAGGTCCAGTTCAGGGGTGGTGTTTCAGTTTCACACTTGAAGAAATGGGCTATTTGGGTCAATAAGTTAAAACCTTTGTAtcaagaaaaatggaagaaagcTGGAATCTTTGAAGCTATTACAGCTTCCACATTCAAGATTTATTTGCACAATGATTTGATCATTGCTCTTGCTGAGAGATGGTGCGCAGAGACAAACACATTCATTTTACCATGGGGAGAAGCAACTGTTACTTTGGAGGATATGGCAGTTTTGGGTGGTTACTCTGTTTTGGGCCACTGTGTCTTGAACCCTATAAAGACCAAAGAGTCTGTTGAAATGGAAAAAACTATTCGCGAGGCTTATAAAGTTATTAGAGCACGTAAAAAGAATGTTACTCAACCTGTCTGGATGGAACATTTTACAGGAAAAGGTGACCATTTGGAGCATGTAGCATTTTTGACCCTTTGGTTGTCAAGGTATGTGCTTCCTTCTAGAAGTTATTTTAAGGTGCACGGAGCTCTATTCCCTGTTGCAATTCATCTTTCTCAAGGAATTCCAGTGGCACTTGCCCCTGCTGTTCTTGCTAGCATTTATAGGGATTTAAGGTTGCTTAAACAGTTTATTATATCTTCAGCTAGTTCTAGGTGTAACCAAGATAAGTCAGATCCTCTCTTTAGGGCTCCTCTTCAATTTGTTCAGTTATGGGCTTGGGAGAGATTTTCCAGTTTGCAGCCTAAGCCTAGTATCATTTGTTCCGGGGAGCCAAGATTGGCTAGATGGCATAATGTGAAAAAAATAAATTGCGTCGATCCTAGGAGTGCAATAGATTCTGAAACAGACTTGTTCCTGTGGCGTCCTTACGCTATTGATACTGTGAAGAATTGGGATATCAACAAGTTTTACAAGGAAAGGGAGGCATATGTGGTGGCTGGACCAAAGGTGGGAAGAGAAATCTTGATTTTTGCTCGACGTATTCGAGCTTCTGAACTAGTTGGAATGGATTGTGTAGAGAAGTATCTCCCACATAGAGTATCAATGCAatttggatttgatcaagatgTGCCCGGCTGTGCAAATCATACCAGTGATACCCCAAAAATTGCATGGAGCAATTATGACAGACCAATTACAGATGACATGCTCTATATACCTTCCAGGCTCTTCGAATCAGATATTACCAGACGATATTTGAAGTGGTGGAAGAACCAAAAATTTGCACCTGAAGATGCACTTAAACATGTAACCAAGGGGGAGCAGTCTAAAGCTCTTGAAAGGATGAATGCCTCT GAGGAAGCTAATAAA AGAAAGGGAAATTCCAATGGAGTCGAAACCATTGAACGAAATAAGTCTTCAAGTGGAAAATCAGATGTAGATGGAGATGCGCCATTTGTAGTTAAAGGAATAGTGCCACACGAGAGCAAGGACAACAATGACACAAGTGGCCGCAAGCTTAATTTCCCTAATAGTTTAATTCGAACTAGCAAGTGA